A DNA window from Candidatus Protochlamydia naegleriophila contains the following coding sequences:
- a CDS encoding polysaccharide ABC transporter ATP-binding protein, with protein MTIVEIENLSKKYLISHEQQQPYASIKEIATNWAKQSLRRLTGRAPAQARVTYEEFWALKDINLSIQEGDRVALLGRNGAGKSTLLKLLSRITEPTTGRLKIRGRVSSLLEVGTGFHPELTGRENILLNGAIMGMSYQEIRSKFDEIVAFADIEKFLDTPIKRYSSGMFMRLGFAIAAHLDADLLIVDEVLAVGDAQFQEKCLKKMNEMGSKGSTVLFVSHSINSVLSLCNKGVFLEKGELKAFEPIETCVSRYIRSCPVAGLEWKGDFGDEHIRIYQAALAFPGSNTGFFYQGERTALQVNFEVLKPHSDLMLGFSVLNSRNQTIARSRLCDHEEHKDIIETAGLHRLAFDIDLSLFHPGEYQIKLECSILNKKQILQEDILLKFAVCSQQQALKYEIGIEKDGISLGNRWLLQQL; from the coding sequence ATGACTATTGTAGAAATTGAAAATTTATCCAAAAAGTACCTCATTTCCCATGAGCAGCAACAACCTTATGCTTCAATTAAGGAAATTGCCACTAATTGGGCAAAGCAGTCATTGCGCCGCCTAACTGGGCGCGCCCCGGCTCAAGCAAGGGTAACCTATGAAGAGTTCTGGGCGTTGAAAGATATCAATCTTTCCATTCAAGAAGGGGATCGCGTGGCCTTGCTTGGTCGCAATGGGGCTGGTAAGTCGACGCTGCTCAAGCTTCTTTCTCGTATCACAGAGCCCACAACTGGCAGGCTCAAAATTCGAGGGCGCGTATCAAGTCTTTTGGAAGTGGGAACAGGCTTTCATCCCGAATTGACTGGAAGGGAGAACATTTTGCTCAACGGAGCAATTATGGGAATGAGCTATCAAGAGATTCGCAGTAAGTTTGATGAAATTGTAGCTTTTGCCGATATTGAGAAATTTTTGGATACGCCCATCAAACGCTATTCAAGTGGCATGTTTATGCGTCTTGGATTTGCCATTGCGGCTCATTTAGATGCCGATTTATTGATCGTAGACGAGGTGCTGGCAGTTGGCGATGCTCAATTCCAAGAGAAATGCCTCAAAAAGATGAATGAAATGGGATCTAAAGGTAGTACGGTTTTATTTGTCAGTCATAGCATTAACTCGGTGCTCTCCCTTTGCAACAAGGGTGTGTTTCTTGAAAAAGGGGAGCTTAAGGCGTTTGAGCCCATCGAAACGTGTGTCAGCCGTTACATCCGCAGCTGTCCTGTGGCAGGCTTGGAATGGAAGGGTGATTTTGGAGATGAACACATCCGCATTTACCAGGCGGCCTTAGCATTCCCAGGCTCTAATACGGGCTTCTTTTATCAAGGCGAGCGAACCGCCTTACAGGTGAATTTTGAAGTTCTCAAGCCGCATTCCGATTTAATGCTTGGATTCAGTGTTTTAAATTCACGTAATCAGACCATTGCCCGTTCGCGCCTTTGTGATCACGAAGAACACAAGGACATCATAGAAACTGCGGGGCTTCATCGTTTGGCTTTTGATATAGACTTAAGTCTTTTTCATCCAGGCGAATACCAGATTAAATTGGAATGCTCCATTCTGAATAAAAAACAAATCTTGCAAGAAGATATCCTGCTGAAGTTTGCTGTCTGTTCTCAGCAGCAGGCTCTTAAGTACGAAATCGGAATTGAAAAAGATGGGATCAGCTTGGGCAATCGCTGGCTTCTGCAGCAACTCTGA
- a CDS encoding polysaccharide biosynthesis/export family protein produces the protein MKFFATALLCLLLFSSCSRPCHHYDIFGADEFVIDSYKIRQGKLAILDMEGVEVGELACDAMDEYQDVIAEDDILNIAVYHPKRRDVMDSIQFINETIGFRVSEGKVDLPDIEPIEVAGLTLEEARQKIQLCYREQIQDIEVFLNYKDRLSRKVELTGAVATPVIAVDGKIRLYEILALAKVPNNANFFKSYVVRDGEQLPIDLYKLMNQGDMTQNIVMYGGDRIFIAAPSDATVMVMGEVGHPRAVNLPYGFMSLREALVSAGGIPFTGNRDCIQVIRGNLQNPKIYVLSWDHIIHLPNDSLLLMPGDTVYVSEKPITQWNRFIDQLLPSCLGAQAAYGTYRMFRD, from the coding sequence ATGAAATTTTTTGCCACAGCCCTATTATGTCTCCTCCTTTTCAGTTCTTGCAGCCGCCCTTGTCATCACTATGATATTTTTGGGGCAGATGAATTTGTCATCGACTCTTACAAAATCAGGCAGGGGAAACTTGCTATTTTAGATATGGAAGGCGTTGAAGTTGGTGAATTAGCCTGTGATGCAATGGACGAGTATCAAGATGTCATCGCTGAAGATGATATCCTCAATATCGCCGTTTATCATCCCAAACGCCGCGATGTTATGGATTCTATTCAATTTATCAACGAAACCATCGGTTTCCGTGTAAGCGAAGGCAAAGTCGATTTGCCAGATATTGAACCGATTGAAGTCGCTGGTTTGACCCTGGAAGAGGCTCGTCAAAAAATTCAACTATGCTATCGAGAGCAGATTCAAGACATAGAAGTCTTTCTTAACTACAAAGATCGCTTATCGCGCAAAGTTGAGCTGACAGGCGCTGTTGCGACTCCTGTCATTGCAGTCGATGGAAAAATCCGCCTTTACGAAATACTAGCTTTGGCAAAAGTGCCCAATAATGCCAACTTTTTTAAGAGTTATGTGGTAAGGGACGGTGAGCAGTTGCCGATCGATTTGTACAAGTTGATGAATCAGGGAGATATGACGCAAAATATCGTCATGTATGGCGGGGATCGTATCTTCATTGCTGCCCCAAGTGATGCAACTGTCATGGTTATGGGAGAGGTCGGACATCCGCGGGCGGTTAACTTGCCCTATGGTTTTATGTCGCTGCGTGAAGCCCTTGTATCGGCTGGTGGAATTCCCTTTACAGGTAATCGAGACTGCATACAGGTGATTCGGGGAAATCTGCAGAATCCAAAGATTTATGTTCTTTCCTGGGATCACATCATCCACTTGCCTAATGATAGCCTGCTTTTAATGCCGGGCGATACCGTTTATGTTTCCGAGAAGCCAATCACGCAATGGAACCGCTTCATCGACCAACTCCTGCCAAGCTGTTTAGGCGCTCAAGCAGCTTATGGAACGTATAGAATGTTTAGAGATTAA
- a CDS encoding glycosyltransferase family 2 protein produces the protein MQTVSISNKKPSCSVIIVTHNSQADLSSCLDALKKQTCLVDQIVIVDSGSNETAYLKDLLQDPVIHLRLEQDNIGFCQGNNLGLSHVPPQTDYVVFLNPDAFLTPTFIQEAIALMEEERASSVGALSGWLLGYDRSQKRPTGRIDSSGIFRSWYGRWFDRDQGKMYQEHLYSKQEAVPALCGALMFCRHKALKSVLLAPYQVMDPSFYMYKEDIDLSIRLRQKGWSLIFDPSLIAYHCRGWQQDRSKVPRRFRLLSARNDMRLYKRLKSPCYFYAACKYWMVKVFDL, from the coding sequence ATGCAGACCGTTTCAATTAGCAACAAAAAACCTTCATGCTCGGTTATTATTGTCACGCATAATAGCCAAGCTGATCTTTCCTCATGCTTAGACGCCCTTAAAAAGCAAACGTGTTTGGTCGATCAAATCGTCATTGTTGACAGTGGCTCGAATGAGACCGCTTATTTGAAAGATTTGCTTCAAGATCCAGTTATCCATTTAAGGTTGGAGCAAGACAACATCGGCTTTTGCCAGGGGAATAACCTTGGTTTATCCCATGTTCCCCCGCAAACTGATTACGTTGTGTTCTTGAATCCCGATGCCTTTTTGACTCCAACATTTATTCAAGAAGCGATTGCCCTCATGGAAGAAGAGAGAGCTTCGAGTGTTGGAGCGCTATCAGGATGGCTTCTTGGATACGATCGCAGCCAAAAGAGGCCAACGGGTCGCATTGATTCTTCTGGCATCTTTCGCAGCTGGTATGGTCGCTGGTTTGATCGAGACCAGGGAAAGATGTATCAAGAGCATCTCTATAGCAAACAAGAAGCCGTTCCAGCTCTTTGTGGGGCATTGATGTTTTGCCGCCACAAAGCGCTTAAGAGCGTACTACTAGCTCCTTATCAGGTGATGGATCCCTCATTTTACATGTATAAGGAAGACATTGATCTTTCAATTCGTTTGAGGCAAAAAGGATGGTCGCTTATTTTTGACCCAAGCCTTATCGCCTATCATTGTCGTGGCTGGCAACAAGACCGCTCCAAAGTGCCCCGTCGCTTCCGTCTCTTGTCAGCTCGAAATGACATGCGCTTATACAAACGGCTAAAGTCACCCTGTTATTTTTATGCGGCTTGTAAATACTGGATGGTCAAGGTCTTCGACCTATAA
- a CDS encoding class I SAM-dependent methyltransferase, translated as MLKTALSLLPQRLQIPIKKFARKFFNRPLGREELADVYLKGQGIEIGALHQPLAVSRHARVKYVDRFSLKDLREHYPELRHLPLVSVDIIDDGEKLSTISNETQDFVIANHFVEHSQNPLLTLTNLFRVLNRGGVLYIALPDKRYTFDKDRPITPLEHLLKDYSQGPEQSKQAHFEEWVRLVNKIEEPIAAKKQLDNLIGTDYSIHFHVWTQSEMLEMFLALKKQLQIAFDIEACLKNGGEFILVLRKN; from the coding sequence ATGCTTAAAACAGCCTTATCTCTGCTTCCTCAAAGACTCCAAATCCCCATTAAAAAATTTGCCAGAAAGTTTTTTAATAGGCCCTTAGGAAGGGAAGAACTTGCGGATGTTTATTTAAAAGGACAGGGCATTGAAATTGGCGCGCTACATCAACCTCTTGCAGTCAGCAGACATGCCAGAGTGAAGTATGTCGATCGGTTTTCTCTTAAAGATCTAAGAGAACACTATCCTGAACTCCGTCATCTTCCCCTCGTTTCCGTCGACATTATTGACGATGGAGAAAAATTGAGCACCATCAGCAATGAAACGCAAGACTTTGTCATTGCCAATCACTTTGTGGAGCACAGCCAAAATCCTCTCTTAACCTTAACCAACCTATTCCGTGTGTTAAATCGAGGAGGCGTATTGTACATCGCTCTCCCAGACAAACGCTATACTTTTGATAAGGATCGTCCCATCACACCGCTTGAACATCTTCTAAAAGATTATAGCCAAGGGCCCGAACAATCAAAACAGGCACACTTCGAAGAATGGGTGCGCCTCGTCAATAAAATTGAAGAGCCAATCGCAGCCAAAAAACAGCTAGATAACCTTATCGGCACAGATTACAGCATCCACTTTCACGTCTGGACGCAAAGTGAAATGCTCGAAATGTTTCTCGCCTTAAAAAAACAGCTGCAGATTGCATTCGACATCGAAGCATGCCTTAAGAACGGCGGTGAATTCATCCTTGTTTTGCGCAAAAATTAA
- the sufB gene encoding Fe-S cluster assembly protein SufB, translating to MTAESSMFSRDASDYKYGFVTDVETESLPKGLNEETIRAISAKKNEPDFLLEFRLKAYQRWLESEEPVWANVNYPKINFQDITYYSAPKKKPVLNDLSEVDPEILKTFERLGIPVEEQKRLSNVAVDMVFDSVSIGTTFKKKLEDVGVVLCSISEAMHTHPELVRKYLGSVVPIGDNYFATLNSAVFSDGSFVYIPKGVHCPMELSTYFRINDKESGQFERTLIIAEEGSYVSYLEGCTAPAFSNNQLHAAVVELIALDDAQIKYATVQNWYSGNPNTGEGGVYNFVTKRGRCAGIRSKISWTQVEVGAAITWKYPSCILQGDHSVGEFYSVALTNGHMQADTGTKMIHLGKNTSSTIVSKGISADVSHNSYRGLVKVAPRAANARNYTQCDSMLVGDKCSANTFPYIEVGNASSQVEHEASTSKMNEEQLFYFQSRGISKEDAVNMIVNGFCKDVIKELPLEFAAEAQKLLAIKLENSVG from the coding sequence ATGACTGCAGAATCGTCGATGTTTAGTCGCGACGCCTCCGATTATAAATATGGATTTGTTACAGATGTGGAAACGGAGAGTCTTCCCAAAGGGTTGAATGAAGAAACCATTCGTGCGATCTCGGCTAAAAAAAACGAACCAGATTTTCTTTTGGAATTCCGACTCAAGGCCTATCAAAGGTGGCTAGAATCAGAAGAGCCTGTTTGGGCGAATGTGAATTATCCTAAAATTAATTTTCAAGATATTACTTATTATTCCGCTCCTAAAAAGAAGCCTGTACTCAATGATTTGAGTGAAGTAGATCCTGAAATATTAAAGACTTTCGAGCGCTTGGGAATTCCGGTAGAGGAGCAGAAGCGTTTGAGCAATGTTGCCGTTGACATGGTCTTTGACTCTGTTTCTATTGGAACGACTTTTAAGAAGAAATTAGAAGATGTGGGCGTGGTTCTATGTTCGATTTCTGAGGCTATGCATACACATCCCGAATTGGTGCGCAAATATTTAGGCAGCGTTGTTCCAATCGGCGACAACTACTTTGCAACGCTTAATTCGGCTGTTTTCAGCGACGGATCTTTTGTCTATATCCCCAAGGGCGTGCACTGTCCTATGGAATTGTCGACCTACTTCCGCATTAATGATAAAGAGTCTGGCCAGTTTGAGCGCACCTTAATCATTGCCGAAGAGGGATCCTATGTTAGCTACTTGGAGGGATGCACAGCACCTGCCTTTAGCAACAACCAGCTGCATGCGGCCGTAGTTGAGCTGATCGCTTTGGATGATGCGCAAATCAAATATGCAACGGTGCAGAACTGGTATTCAGGCAATCCCAATACTGGTGAAGGGGGCGTCTACAATTTCGTTACCAAGCGAGGGCGCTGCGCCGGTATTCGTTCGAAAATCTCTTGGACGCAGGTGGAAGTGGGTGCTGCCATTACGTGGAAATATCCAAGCTGCATTTTGCAAGGCGATCATTCGGTTGGTGAATTCTATTCCGTTGCCTTGACGAATGGGCATATGCAGGCCGATACTGGAACCAAGATGATTCATCTTGGAAAAAATACGAGTTCAACGATTGTTTCCAAAGGCATTTCTGCCGATGTATCGCATAATAGTTACCGAGGACTAGTCAAAGTGGCTCCTCGTGCCGCTAATGCGCGTAACTATACTCAATGCGACTCTATGCTGGTTGGCGACAAGTGTTCTGCCAATACATTTCCTTATATCGAAGTGGGTAATGCTTCCAGCCAAGTTGAGCACGAAGCTTCCACATCCAAGATGAATGAAGAGCAGTTATTCTATTTCCAATCGCGCGGAATCTCCAAAGAAGATGCTGTCAATATGATTGTTAATGGATTTTGCAAAGATGTTATCAAAGAACTCCCCTTGGAATTTGCCGCCGAAGCGCAAAAGCTTTTGGCCATTAAGTTGGAAAATTCAGTAGGGTAA
- the sufC gene encoding Fe-S cluster assembly ATPase SufC — protein MLEIKELTATVDGTPILKGVNLHIKPGEIHAIMGPNGAGKSTLAKVLAGHPAYEVTAGEAWFKGQNLLEMEPEERAHLGLFMSFQYPVEIPGVSNSQFLQIAYNAKRKAEGKPELSTSEFEALLDEKMKQMEIKPELRNRNVNENFSGGEKKRNEILQMAVLSPELALLDETDSGLDIDAMRIVARGVNQLMNPEMGLLLITHYQRLLDYIKPHFVHVMLGGKIVQSGGPDLALELESKGYDWLVRSPKEGVVS, from the coding sequence ATGCTAGAAATTAAAGAATTAACCGCTACAGTCGACGGGACTCCTATTTTAAAGGGTGTTAACCTTCACATTAAACCAGGCGAGATTCATGCGATCATGGGCCCTAACGGTGCTGGTAAATCTACCCTGGCAAAAGTTTTAGCCGGCCATCCAGCCTATGAAGTAACTGCCGGAGAGGCATGGTTTAAAGGGCAGAACTTGCTCGAGATGGAGCCGGAAGAGAGAGCCCATTTGGGGTTGTTTATGAGTTTCCAATATCCGGTTGAAATTCCAGGCGTCAGCAACAGCCAATTTCTTCAAATTGCCTACAATGCTAAGCGCAAAGCAGAAGGCAAGCCTGAGCTTTCTACGAGTGAATTTGAAGCGCTTTTGGATGAAAAAATGAAGCAGATGGAAATTAAGCCTGAGCTCCGCAATCGTAACGTCAATGAGAATTTTTCGGGCGGTGAAAAAAAGCGCAATGAAATCTTGCAAATGGCTGTTTTGAGTCCGGAACTGGCTTTGTTGGATGAAACGGATTCTGGCTTGGACATCGATGCCATGCGTATCGTAGCAAGAGGGGTTAATCAATTGATGAATCCGGAGATGGGCCTGCTCCTCATCACACACTATCAACGCCTGCTCGATTACATTAAACCTCATTTTGTACACGTCATGCTCGGTGGAAAAATTGTCCAATCGGGCGGTCCAGATTTGGCACTCGAGCTAGAGAGCAAAGGTTATGACTGGCTCGTTCGATCGCCGAAAGAGGGGGTTGTTTCATGA
- the sufD gene encoding Fe-S cluster assembly protein SufD, with protein MMAELGLEQKIFTTLLEKHLAAMHQGDALQKARQKAWSQFLELGLPTKKTEAYRYIKLRHLFSQNYELPEEVGISSEQIASLIYPECQQSVLVFVNGQYCPELSQTQALPSQVVISTLQEATKTFGTFFNNHWTKSLKEEDDTFAIINSALHRQGAFVYVPPKTVIEAPIQVLNLVNGQDQLLMLMPRINLFVGAQSDVKVISALKQSATNGYFINQVSDFVLEEDAHVHYTQILNDEHPQGWHFEAVRAHLKRQSTFKTVCITDGGMTVRTDYRISLAGENAEALLNGVCMLGGKCEAHTHIFIDHQAPNCRSYQLFKNVLNDFSRSSFEGKIMVRQAAQKTEAFQLNNNLLLSDHAHADSKPNLEIFADDVKASHGATVGQLDPEQLFYMKTRGFPESEAKNLLIYGFAEQVIEMIPLESLRELISEKAQRYLTKG; from the coding sequence ATGATGGCAGAGTTGGGGCTAGAGCAGAAAATTTTTACAACGTTGTTGGAAAAGCATCTTGCCGCTATGCATCAAGGAGATGCTTTGCAAAAAGCCCGTCAGAAAGCGTGGAGTCAATTCTTAGAGCTTGGTTTACCGACAAAAAAAACAGAGGCTTACCGCTACATCAAACTGCGGCATCTCTTTTCTCAAAATTATGAGCTTCCAGAAGAAGTTGGCATTTCATCTGAACAAATTGCTTCTCTCATTTATCCAGAATGCCAGCAATCCGTTCTCGTTTTTGTCAATGGGCAGTATTGTCCAGAGCTTTCGCAAACCCAGGCTTTGCCATCGCAAGTGGTCATTTCAACCCTGCAAGAGGCAACAAAGACATTTGGTACGTTTTTTAACAATCATTGGACGAAATCTCTAAAAGAAGAAGACGATACGTTTGCCATCATCAATAGCGCTTTGCACAGGCAAGGGGCCTTTGTTTATGTACCACCCAAGACCGTTATCGAAGCACCGATTCAGGTGTTGAATCTCGTGAATGGGCAGGATCAATTGCTCATGCTCATGCCGAGAATCAATCTCTTTGTGGGTGCTCAATCCGATGTTAAAGTGATTTCGGCGCTGAAGCAGTCTGCAACCAATGGCTACTTTATCAATCAGGTCTCCGATTTTGTATTAGAGGAAGACGCTCATGTTCACTATACTCAAATCTTGAATGATGAGCATCCGCAAGGATGGCATTTTGAAGCAGTTAGAGCCCATCTAAAACGGCAGTCAACTTTTAAGACTGTGTGTATCACGGATGGGGGAATGACGGTGCGCACAGACTATCGCATTTCTCTAGCAGGAGAAAATGCGGAAGCCTTGTTAAATGGTGTGTGCATGTTGGGCGGTAAGTGTGAGGCTCATACGCACATTTTTATCGATCATCAAGCGCCTAATTGTCGTTCCTATCAGCTGTTTAAAAACGTTTTAAATGATTTTAGTCGTTCAAGCTTTGAGGGTAAAATCATGGTCCGCCAAGCTGCCCAAAAAACTGAAGCTTTTCAACTGAATAATAATCTGCTATTAAGTGATCATGCACATGCAGATAGTAAGCCAAATCTTGAAATTTTTGCAGACGACGTCAAGGCTTCTCATGGAGCGACGGTCGGGCAATTAGATCCGGAACAGCTCTTCTACATGAAGACGCGTGGATTCCCAGAATCTGAAGCGAAAAATCTCCTGATTTATGGATTTGCAGAACAGGTTATTGAAATGATTCCATTAGAGTCGTTAAGGGAATTAATATCGGAAAAAGCACAACGCTATTTAACCAAGGGTTGA
- a CDS encoding cysteine desulfurase, with amino-acid sequence MKGIEQLDVKRIRQDFPMLGKTMHGHPLVYLDSAATSQKPQVVIDCIDDFYRNHYGTVHRAVYELAIRSSEDYQKTRHKVKAFLNASQVEEIIFTRGTTESINMVAYSFGKAFVRPGDEILISAMEHHSNIVPWQLLCEDRGATLKVIPMNEKGELLFDEYVKLLSPKTKLVAVTHVANSLGTINPVKEIVEKAHEAGAKVLVDGAQSAPHLKIDVQELGMDFFVFSGHKLMGPTGIGILYGKAELLDQMPPYQGGGDMIETVTFSKTTYNVLPLKFEAGTPMIAEVMGLGAAIDYLNQIGLDNIQAYEHRLLEYATDKLSHIPGLRIIGQAAQKGALISFVIDGIHSLDIGTLLDLKGIAVRTGHHCAQPVMKFFNVPATARASFAFYNTFEEIDQLDQALHDSITCLK; translated from the coding sequence ATGAAGGGGATTGAGCAGCTTGATGTCAAACGAATTCGGCAAGATTTTCCAATGCTTGGCAAAACCATGCATGGCCATCCGCTTGTTTATTTAGATTCAGCTGCCACCTCTCAAAAGCCGCAGGTTGTCATTGACTGTATTGACGATTTCTATCGCAATCATTATGGAACGGTGCATCGCGCTGTTTATGAATTAGCGATTCGCTCGAGCGAGGATTACCAAAAAACACGCCATAAGGTAAAGGCCTTTCTCAATGCATCCCAAGTGGAAGAGATTATTTTTACACGTGGAACAACCGAATCGATCAATATGGTCGCTTATTCGTTCGGCAAGGCGTTTGTGCGTCCGGGCGATGAAATTCTCATCAGTGCCATGGAACATCACTCTAATATTGTTCCCTGGCAACTCTTATGCGAAGACCGGGGGGCGACGCTAAAAGTCATTCCAATGAATGAGAAAGGGGAGCTCCTGTTTGATGAGTATGTAAAGCTCTTGAGCCCTAAAACTAAGCTTGTGGCTGTCACGCATGTAGCGAATTCGCTTGGGACAATTAATCCGGTTAAAGAGATTGTTGAAAAGGCACATGAGGCCGGTGCTAAGGTGCTTGTCGATGGTGCACAAAGCGCACCCCATTTGAAAATCGACGTGCAAGAGTTGGGCATGGATTTCTTTGTCTTTTCTGGGCACAAATTGATGGGGCCAACGGGGATTGGCATTTTATACGGCAAGGCCGAGCTTCTTGATCAAATGCCTCCTTATCAAGGCGGCGGCGACATGATTGAAACCGTCACTTTTTCTAAAACCACCTATAATGTACTGCCTTTAAAGTTTGAGGCTGGGACTCCGATGATTGCAGAGGTGATGGGATTAGGAGCTGCGATTGACTATCTTAATCAGATTGGACTCGACAATATTCAAGCCTATGAGCATCGTTTATTGGAGTACGCAACCGATAAGCTTTCGCACATCCCAGGGCTTCGCATCATTGGTCAAGCGGCTCAAAAAGGGGCTCTGATCAGCTTTGTGATCGATGGAATTCACTCGTTAGATATTGGGACGCTCCTGGATTTAAAGGGGATTGCGGTGCGCACGGGCCATCACTGCGCTCAGCCTGTCATGAAATTTTTTAATGTGCCGGCTACTGCCAGGGCATCGTTTGCTTTCTATAATACGTTTGAAGAGATTGATCAGCTCGATCAGGCTCTTCATGATTCCATTACCTGTTTGAAATAA
- a CDS encoding L-threonylcarbamoyladenylate synthase — translation MHISIDQAIDKLKAGHVVAMPTETVYGLAASLNTPAAVAEIFRLKGRPLNNPLIIHVASQADVLKYAQELPPLFEALTQAFWPGPLTLIVPIQPHLVPALARADLPTAGFRMPNHDLALQVIREVGPLVMPSANLSGKPSSTRAEHVECDFGPDFPVLDGGACAKGLESTILYYDSPRWVIVRLGALSAELFEPVLGYHPDSVKAFRHAQPLCPGQLFRHYAPKAKLILGNGMEIEKADFVLGFKERLYPSSKRVLLMGSLNDPDPVAENLYQILRQLDQEDAKVAWVDMDFSREGLWETIAERLLRAGEGQ, via the coding sequence ATGCATATTTCAATTGACCAAGCTATTGATAAGCTCAAAGCTGGGCACGTTGTTGCCATGCCGACAGAGACAGTTTACGGACTGGCGGCAAGTTTGAATACGCCGGCTGCCGTCGCAGAGATTTTTCGGTTGAAAGGGCGGCCGCTGAATAATCCTTTGATCATTCACGTGGCAAGCCAAGCCGATGTATTAAAATACGCGCAAGAGCTTCCACCTCTTTTCGAAGCCTTGACTCAGGCTTTTTGGCCCGGGCCATTGACTCTCATCGTTCCCATTCAACCCCATTTAGTCCCGGCTCTTGCGCGTGCAGATCTTCCAACTGCCGGTTTTCGCATGCCTAATCACGATCTTGCCTTACAGGTGATTCGAGAAGTCGGGCCCCTTGTCATGCCATCGGCCAATTTATCTGGAAAACCATCTTCGACAAGAGCTGAGCACGTCGAGTGCGATTTTGGTCCAGATTTTCCGGTGTTAGATGGAGGTGCATGCGCTAAAGGGCTAGAATCGACCATTCTTTACTATGACAGCCCGAGATGGGTCATTGTCCGTTTAGGTGCTCTTTCCGCAGAGCTTTTTGAACCTGTATTGGGATACCATCCTGATAGCGTTAAGGCTTTTAGGCATGCTCAGCCTCTTTGCCCCGGCCAGCTTTTCCGCCACTATGCACCTAAGGCGAAGTTGATTTTAGGAAATGGGATGGAGATTGAAAAAGCCGATTTTGTCTTGGGATTTAAAGAGCGCCTTTATCCATCTAGCAAACGCGTTCTATTGATGGGCTCGCTCAATGATCCGGATCCAGTAGCCGAAAATCTTTATCAGATTTTGCGGCAGCTCGATCAAGAAGATGCAAAGGTTGCATGGGTCGACATGGATTTTTCGCGCGAAGGATTGTGGGAAACAATCGCTGAGCGGCTGCTGCGTGCCGGAGAGGGGCAATAG
- a CDS encoding NADAR family protein, giving the protein MIIKKLNRLLMSCISLTLLASWALPTAASRQQVTPLYDAETIQAARLEAEKEHKKKKKKSHKVTIEDLRFAHLARQKNKLAYFADRDGYIWFYDKENKYTYFWVNFYPASVKAWNVKFACAEAAFQAAKFNHKPNLFARFAHLNGEEAWKLAKRHSYEQRADWYQVRDGIMLEVLRAKFNQHSNLAQLLVATGDAYLVEHTDRDAYWADGGDGKGKNRLGQLLMRIRGEKGGIGEVSKPSKYRKFASD; this is encoded by the coding sequence ATGATTATCAAAAAATTGAATCGCTTATTAATGAGTTGTATCTCTTTAACCCTTTTAGCTTCCTGGGCGCTTCCCACCGCAGCTTCTCGCCAACAGGTGACTCCTTTATACGATGCCGAGACCATTCAAGCGGCAAGACTGGAGGCCGAAAAAGAGCATAAAAAGAAAAAAAAGAAATCGCACAAGGTCACCATAGAAGATCTCCGATTTGCCCATTTAGCGCGCCAAAAAAACAAGCTCGCCTATTTTGCCGATCGGGATGGCTACATTTGGTTTTATGACAAAGAAAATAAGTATACTTACTTTTGGGTAAATTTTTATCCTGCATCGGTCAAAGCTTGGAACGTAAAGTTTGCCTGCGCTGAAGCCGCCTTTCAAGCCGCTAAATTCAATCACAAGCCCAACCTGTTCGCCCGCTTTGCCCATTTGAATGGGGAAGAAGCATGGAAACTTGCCAAACGTCATAGCTATGAGCAGCGTGCCGATTGGTATCAGGTGCGCGATGGGATTATGCTGGAAGTATTAAGAGCGAAGTTCAACCAACATTCCAACTTAGCCCAACTCTTAGTGGCGACTGGAGATGCCTATTTAGTCGAACATACAGACCGGGATGCCTACTGGGCTGATGGTGGGGATGGCAAAGGGAAAAACCGCCTAGGCCAGCTTCTCATGCGTATCAGAGGCGAAAAAGGAGGTATTGGCGAGGTTTCCAAGCCTTCGAAATACCGCAAGTTTGCCAGCGACTAG